A single Streptomyces mirabilis DNA region contains:
- the pheA gene encoding prephenate dehydratase, protein MSATRYTYLGPEGTFTEAALRTLPEAATRELVPMVSVPAALDAVRASEAAGALVPIENSVEGGVTATLDELAKGEPLMIYREVVLPIAFALLVRPGTALKDIKTVTGHPVAQPQVRNWLGTHLPNTVWESAASNADGARLVQEGRYDAAFAGEFAAATYGLEPLVTEIHDAANAETRFVLVGRPARPAAPTGADKTSVVIWLGDDHPGALLELLQEFAVRGVNLMRIESRPTGQGIGNYCFSVDAEGHITDRRVGEALMGLKRISPQVRFLGSYPRAGVALEDVRTLRPGTSDGAFSAASDWLARCQDGRF, encoded by the coding sequence ATGTCGGCGACGCGCTACACCTATCTCGGCCCCGAGGGAACGTTCACCGAGGCCGCCCTCCGCACGCTCCCGGAAGCCGCGACACGGGAGCTGGTACCCATGGTGTCCGTGCCGGCCGCGCTCGACGCGGTGCGCGCGAGCGAGGCCGCGGGCGCGCTCGTCCCGATCGAGAACTCGGTCGAGGGCGGTGTCACCGCCACCCTCGACGAGCTCGCCAAGGGCGAGCCGCTGATGATCTACCGCGAGGTCGTCCTGCCGATCGCCTTCGCCCTGCTGGTCAGGCCCGGCACGGCACTGAAGGACATCAAGACGGTCACCGGCCACCCGGTCGCCCAGCCGCAGGTACGCAACTGGCTCGGCACCCACCTGCCGAACACCGTGTGGGAGTCGGCGGCCTCGAACGCGGACGGTGCCCGGCTGGTCCAGGAGGGCCGGTACGACGCGGCCTTCGCGGGCGAGTTCGCGGCGGCGACCTACGGGCTCGAGCCGCTGGTCACCGAGATCCACGACGCGGCGAACGCCGAGACCCGCTTCGTGCTGGTCGGCCGTCCGGCCCGGCCCGCGGCCCCGACCGGCGCCGACAAGACGTCCGTGGTCATCTGGCTCGGCGACGACCACCCGGGTGCGCTGCTCGAACTGCTCCAGGAGTTCGCCGTGCGCGGCGTCAACCTGATGCGGATCGAATCACGGCCGACCGGCCAGGGCATCGGCAACTACTGCTTCTCCGTGGACGCCGAGGGCCACATCACCGACCGCCGTGTGGGCGAGGCACTGATGGGCCTCAAGCGGATCAGCCCCCAGGTGCGCTTCCTCGGGTCCTATCCGCGGGCCGGGGTCGCCCTGGAGGACGTACGGACGCTGCGTCCCGGGACGTCGGACGGTGCGTTCTCGGCGGCGTCGGACTGGCTGGCGCGCTGCCAGGACGGACGGTTCTAG
- the efeB gene encoding iron uptake transporter deferrochelatase/peroxidase subunit, giving the protein MADQPTPEATTENTPPGEALSQKPSSGGVFSRRRLLGTAGATGLALGAAGGAAGYAAAPAADKAAPLTSLGADTVMFHGKHQPGITTALQARGHLVAFDLAAGSGRKEAAALLRRWSTTAQRLMAGEAAAQDDTDVARDAGPSSLTVTFGFGNSFFARTGLEKQRPVALDPLPDFSSDHLDKARSNGDLWVQIGADDALVAFHALRTLQKDAGSAARVRWHMNGFNRSPGATAQPMTARNLMGQIDGTRNPKPSESDFDRRIFVPAAGDPAWMANGSYAVVRRIRMLLDDWEKLSVKAQEDVIGRRKSTGAPLTGGTETTAMNLDKTDADGNLVVPLNAHARITRPDQNGGAAMLRRPFSFHDGFDTDGVPDAGLLFVCWQADPLRGFVPVQRKLDRGDAMSTYIRHEASGLFAVPGGAAEGEYVGQRLLEG; this is encoded by the coding sequence ATGGCTGACCAGCCCACTCCGGAAGCCACCACGGAAAACACCCCTCCAGGAGAGGCCCTTTCCCAGAAGCCCTCTTCTGGCGGGGTCTTTTCCCGGCGCCGGCTGCTCGGCACCGCCGGTGCCACCGGTCTCGCCCTGGGCGCGGCCGGAGGTGCCGCCGGGTACGCGGCAGCGCCCGCCGCCGACAAGGCAGCGCCCCTGACCTCGCTCGGCGCGGACACGGTGATGTTTCACGGGAAACATCAGCCCGGCATCACCACCGCGCTCCAGGCCCGTGGCCACCTCGTCGCGTTCGACCTGGCCGCAGGCTCGGGCCGCAAGGAGGCCGCCGCGCTGCTGCGCCGCTGGTCGACGACGGCCCAGCGGCTGATGGCGGGCGAGGCCGCCGCGCAGGACGACACGGACGTCGCCCGTGACGCCGGACCGTCGTCCCTGACGGTCACCTTCGGCTTCGGAAACAGCTTCTTCGCACGGACGGGTCTGGAGAAGCAGCGCCCGGTCGCCCTCGACCCACTGCCCGACTTCTCCTCCGACCACCTCGACAAGGCGCGCAGCAACGGCGACCTGTGGGTGCAGATCGGCGCCGACGACGCCCTGGTCGCCTTCCATGCCCTGCGCACGCTCCAGAAGGACGCGGGCAGCGCGGCCCGGGTGCGCTGGCACATGAACGGCTTCAACCGCTCGCCCGGCGCCACGGCCCAGCCGATGACGGCCCGCAACCTGATGGGCCAGATAGACGGCACCCGCAATCCGAAGCCGTCCGAGTCCGACTTCGACCGGCGCATCTTCGTTCCGGCCGCCGGCGACCCGGCATGGATGGCGAACGGCTCGTACGCCGTCGTACGCCGGATCCGGATGCTCCTCGACGACTGGGAGAAGCTGTCGGTCAAGGCCCAGGAGGACGTCATCGGGCGCAGGAAGTCCACCGGGGCGCCGCTGACCGGTGGCACCGAGACGACCGCCATGAACCTCGACAAGACCGACGCCGACGGCAACCTGGTCGTCCCCCTCAACGCGCACGCCCGGATCACCCGGCCCGACCAGAACGGCGGCGCCGCGATGCTGCGCCGCCCGTTCTCCTTCCACGACGGCTTCGACACGGACGGGGTGCCCGACGCGGGCCTGCTCTTCGTCTGCTGGCAGGCGGATCCGCTGCGCGGCTTCGTCCCGGTGCAGCGCAAGCTCGATCGTGGCGACGCCATGTCCACGTACATCCGCCACGAGGCGAGCGGGCTGTTCGCGGTGCCGGGCGGGGCGGCGGAGGGGGAATACGTGGGTCAGCGGCTGCTGGAAGGGTGA